In Carcharodon carcharias isolate sCarCar2 chromosome 33, sCarCar2.pri, whole genome shotgun sequence, a genomic segment contains:
- the mblac1 gene encoding metallo-beta-lactamase domain-containing protein 1 isoform X1 — protein sequence MGNKCWPCQRHPHPTKEFFKCHWSQGKNRISTSFRGFSRFSVIPACRCCSAMSVASRIRTQPVGSSAIRGDPYSVFVIKEGYAYPDRDGNTKADGSITLLKGRQAVLVDTGNPWDKGVILQGLGGHGLEPEDVSFVVCTHGHSDHVGNLNLFPQATVIVSYDVCRRDVYLSHDFRAGLPFKIDDGVEVFATPGHCGSDVSVLVRGTEEGTVVVAGDLFEREDDEGSWQPLSENPELQAKHRDRVRSLADVIIPGHGAPFRVIKEREPAL from the exons atgggtaacaaatgctggccttgccagagacaccCTCATCCCACCAAGGAATTTTTTAAATGCCATTGGTCCCAG GGTAAGAACCGGATCTCGACGTCATTTCGAGGTTTCTCTCGTTTCTCGGTTATCCCGGCCTGCCGCTGCTGCTCGGCCATGAGTGTCGCTTCCAGAATACGGACGCAGCCCGTGGGCTCGTCCGCCATCCGCGGAGACCCTTACTCCGTCTTTGTGATCAAAGAGGGCTACGCTTACCCAGACAGAGACGGCAACACCAAAGCCGACGGCTCGATAACGCTGCTGAAGGGGAGGCAGGCCGTTTTAGTGGACACCGGCAACCCCTGGGACAAGGGGGTGATCTTACAGGGCCTGGGAGGCCACGGCCTGGAGCCGGAGGACGTCTCGTTTGTGGTGTGCACCCACGGCCACTCCGACCACGTGGGAAACCTCAACCTCTTCCCCCAGGCCACCGTCATCGTCTCGTACGACGTCTGCCGGAGGGATGTCTACCTCAGCCACGACTTCCGCGCCGGCCTGCCCTTCAAGATTGACGACGGTGTGGAGGTCTTTGCCACGCCCGGGCACTGCGGCAGCGACGTGAGTGTCCTGGTGAGGGGCACAGAGGAGGGCACAGTGGTGGTGGCTGGGGACTTGTTCGAGAGAGAAGACGACGAAGGGAGCTGGCAGCCCCTGAGTGAAAACCCCGAGCTCCAGGCCAAGCACCGGGATAGAGTGCGGAGCCTGGCTGATGTTATTATTCCTGGGCACGGGGCACCCTTCAGAGTAATAAAGGAACGTGAGCCCGCTTTATGA
- the mblac1 gene encoding metallo-beta-lactamase domain-containing protein 1 isoform X2 — MSVASRIRTQPVGSSAIRGDPYSVFVIKEGYAYPDRDGNTKADGSITLLKGRQAVLVDTGNPWDKGVILQGLGGHGLEPEDVSFVVCTHGHSDHVGNLNLFPQATVIVSYDVCRRDVYLSHDFRAGLPFKIDDGVEVFATPGHCGSDVSVLVRGTEEGTVVVAGDLFEREDDEGSWQPLSENPELQAKHRDRVRSLADVIIPGHGAPFRVIKEREPAL, encoded by the coding sequence ATGAGTGTCGCTTCCAGAATACGGACGCAGCCCGTGGGCTCGTCCGCCATCCGCGGAGACCCTTACTCCGTCTTTGTGATCAAAGAGGGCTACGCTTACCCAGACAGAGACGGCAACACCAAAGCCGACGGCTCGATAACGCTGCTGAAGGGGAGGCAGGCCGTTTTAGTGGACACCGGCAACCCCTGGGACAAGGGGGTGATCTTACAGGGCCTGGGAGGCCACGGCCTGGAGCCGGAGGACGTCTCGTTTGTGGTGTGCACCCACGGCCACTCCGACCACGTGGGAAACCTCAACCTCTTCCCCCAGGCCACCGTCATCGTCTCGTACGACGTCTGCCGGAGGGATGTCTACCTCAGCCACGACTTCCGCGCCGGCCTGCCCTTCAAGATTGACGACGGTGTGGAGGTCTTTGCCACGCCCGGGCACTGCGGCAGCGACGTGAGTGTCCTGGTGAGGGGCACAGAGGAGGGCACAGTGGTGGTGGCTGGGGACTTGTTCGAGAGAGAAGACGACGAAGGGAGCTGGCAGCCCCTGAGTGAAAACCCCGAGCTCCAGGCCAAGCACCGGGATAGAGTGCGGAGCCTGGCTGATGTTATTATTCCTGGGCACGGGGCACCCTTCAGAGTAATAAAGGAACGTGAGCCCGCTTTATGA